GTCGAGAAAGAGAGGAATCTCCTATAGGTAAAGAGATTTTCGATATATTAATTAAAAATGCGAACATTGCAAAAGAAGAAGAGGTGGCTATTTGTCAAGATACTGGAATGGCGGTTGTGTTTATGGAAATTGGCCAAGATGTCCATATAGTGGGTGGAAATTTAGAAGAGGCGGTTAATGCAGGTGTAGCTAAGGGATATTTCGAGGGTTATCTGCGGAAATCGGTTGTAGATGAGCCATTATTCAACCGGATTAATACCAAGGATAACACCCCGGCTATACTTCATGTTTCAATCGTTCCTGGTGACAAAATTAAAATAGTGCTTGCTCCCAAAGGTTTTGGCAGCGAGAACATGAGTGCACTTAAAATGTTTAAACCCTCTGATGGAGTTCAGGCTGTTAAGAAGTTTGTCGTTGACACTGTAGTTAATGCTGGCTCGAATCCTTGTCCTCCTATGGTAATAGGAATAGGTATAGGCGGTACAATGGAAAAAGCTGCTCTTTTGGCCAAGAAGGCTTTGATTCGCCCACTTAACGTACGGAATGCTCATCCGAAATATGCTGCTTTAGAACAAGAATTACTGGAATTAGTGAATAATACCGGTATTGGTCCTCAAGGACTGGGTGGAAGGATAACCACTTTAGCAGTGAATATTGAGTGGTTTCCTACCCATATTGCGGGTATGCCTGTTGCAATTAACATAAATTGCCATGCTACCCGGCATGCTGAAATTGAACTTTAAGGAGGTAGAAATAATGAAAGAACCTATCCGTCTTACACTTCCTTTAACTGCAGAGAAAGTACGTAGTCTTAAAGCAGGCGACAGCGTATTAATTACCGGT
This sequence is a window from Carboxydothermus pertinax. Protein-coding genes within it:
- a CDS encoding fumarate hydratase, whose translation is MRTIEANQITEAIAQLAIKANYYLNADVYNALVNGREREESPIGKEIFDILIKNANIAKEEEVAICQDTGMAVVFMEIGQDVHIVGGNLEEAVNAGVAKGYFEGYLRKSVVDEPLFNRINTKDNTPAILHVSIVPGDKIKIVLAPKGFGSENMSALKMFKPSDGVQAVKKFVVDTVVNAGSNPCPPMVIGIGIGGTMEKAALLAKKALIRPLNVRNAHPKYAALEQELLELVNNTGIGPQGLGGRITTLAVNIEWFPTHIAGMPVAININCHATRHAEIEL